The Rhodanobacteraceae bacterium DNA window GGCAGGCAGGGTCGACGATGCAAGGATGGCGCCAGCGCGGAGCACTACCGCCGACAGCGCCAGCTTGCTGCGTGATGTGCCGGGGTTGAACCTCAGATCCGCAGGCGGCACCAGCAGTCTGCCGGTGATCTTGGGTCTGGGCGGGGATCGCGTGCGCACCACGGTGGACGGCATGGACCTGGTTGCCTCATGCCCGAATCACATGAACCCGCCGCTGTCCTACCTGGATCCGGCTGCGATCGGTCGGATTCAGGTCTACGCCGGCATCACCCCGGTCAGTGCTGGTGGCGACAGCATCGCCGGCAGCATCGTGGTGGAAACGCGCGGTCCGCGCTTTGTCGAAGCCGGCGCCGAGCCCGAGTGGCGTGGCGAGGCGGGCTTGGGCTATCGCGACAATGGCGCCGCCTGGCGTAGCGATCTGTATCTGGCCTATGCCGGCGAGCGCTTTGCCGCCAGTTACAGCGGAGCGCATGCACAATCGGACAACTACAGCGCCGGCGGCGACTTCAAGACCAGCACGATGACTGGCCGCGATGGTCACACCCTGCCGCTGGACGAGGTGGGATCGAGTGCCTATGAGACCAACAACCATGCGCTGACGCTGGCCTGGCGCGGGCGCGATCAGTTGATCGAGGCCCAGTTCGGTTATCAGGACACACCCTTCCAGGGCTATCCGAACCAGCGCATGGACATGGTCGACAACCGGCAGCAGCGCATGAATCTGCGCTATCTCGGCGATCTGGACCGGGGCACGCTGGAGGTACGTGCCTATCACGAGGAGGTCGAGCACCGCATGAACTTCGGGCCGGACCGGCGCTTCTGGTACGGGTCCAATGCCGGCAGCGGCAGTCCGTGCTCGCCGATTCGCTTCATGGGTGACCCAGCGGGCAGTTGCGCCGCCGGCATGCCGATGAACACCGACAGCAGCACCACCGGCGCCACGCTGCATCTGGATCTGCCGCTGCAGGGCGAGGATCTGGCGCGTCTCGGTGTCGAGTGGCAGCGCTATCGCCTGGATGATTACTGGCCAGCGTCTGGCGGCGCGATGGGCCCGGGCATCTTCACCAACATCCGCGATGGCGAGCGCGATCGCCACGCGCTGTTTGCCGAGTGGGAAGCGCACCCGGCTGCCCGCTGGACCACGATGCTGGGCCTGCGCTACGAGGGCCTGAGTACCGATGCCGGCGAAGTGCAGGGCTACAGTGCCGCGCCGATGGCCATGGGCAACCAGGCTGCCGAGGCCGCGGCCTTCAACGCACTGGATCGCAAGCGCACAGACCACCACTGGAATCTGGCGGCCTCGGCACGCTATGACCTGACCGAGACCCAGGTGCTGGAGTTTGGCCTGGCCCGCCGGGAGCGTTCGCCCAATCTCTATGAGCGCTATGCCTGGTCGACCTGGGCCATGGCTGCCTCAATGAACAACACGGTGGGTGATGGTAATGGTTATGTTGGCGATCCGGCTTTGCGACCGGAGACCGCTTACACCGCCTCCGCCACCTGGCGCTGGCAGTCTGCCGACGCAGCGCGGCACCTGGAGCTGACACCCTTTTACACCCGGGTCAACGACTACATCGACGCGGTGCCGGTCGGAGTGTTCCGCGTGGATCAGTTCAACGTGCTGCGCTGGGCCAATCAATCGGCACGATTGTGGGGTTTGAACCTGACGGCGCAAGCGCGCCTGACCGAGACGGCAGGCCTGGGCATCCTGGATCTGAGTGCGCGTCTGCAATGGCAGCGTGGCGAGAACCGCGATACCGGCGAAGATCTCTACCAGCAGATGCCGGCCAGTGCCCGGCTGACCCTGGCGCAATCCCGTGGCCGATGGACCAGCGCATTGGAATGGGAACTGGTCAGTGCCAAGACCCGGGTGTCGGGCGTGCGCAACGAGATTCCCACGACAGGTTATGGTCTGTTGCATTTGCGTGGCGGCTATGCCTGGACGCAGGTGCGCATCGATGCTGGCATCGACAATCTGCTCGATCGCAATTACGACCTGCCGCTGGGCGGTGCCTATGTGGGGCAGGGCATGACCATGAGCTTGAACGGCATCCCCTGGGGTATTGCCGTGCCGGGCGCGGGCCGCACCGCCTACGTCGGGGTGCGGGTGAATTGGTGAGCAACAATCTGCGGGAGTTCAGCCGGGTACCCGATCTGGCGCTTGCCAATTGACCGCTCACCCGCGTTCCGGTGCCGGACGCTTGCCCAGCTTGCGCTGCAAAGTGCGCCGATGCATGCCGAGCAAGCGGGCGCTGGCCGAGATATTGCCGCCGGTCGAGGTCAGTGCCTGCTGGATGTGCTCCCATTCCAGACGCTGCATTCGGGTCATCGAGGCCGGTACTTCATCGACTACCTCTGTTGCCGGTTCGCCGCTGATGGCGCGCAGAATGGCTTGAATGCTGGCGGGCTTGGGCAAGTAGTCGTCGGCGCCACGCTTGATGGCCTCAACAGCGGTGGCAACGCTGGCGTAGCCGGTCAGCAACACGATGACCATCTCCTCGGACAGCGCCCGCAGCGGTTCGATCAGGCGCAGCCCGGATTCGTCGGCCAGCTTGAGATCGACCAGTGCCGCATCGGGGACGCGGGCGTCCGCGACACTCAACGCATGCTCGATGTCGTGGGCGATGCAGCTGCTGTGGCCACGGCGCTGCAGTGAGCGCTGCAACTGCGTGGCATAGACCGGATCGTCGTCGACGATGAGGATGTGCAGGGTCTCGCTGTTCATTCGCACAAGCTGCTCAGTGGCACACGCAAACGGGTCATGGCGCCGTCGGCAGCCGATTGCAAGCTCAACTCGCCGCCGAGCCGCTCAACAGTTGCGTGCGACAGCGCCAGTCCTACTCCCAGACCTTCAGGCTTGCTGGTACCGAACAGTCGGTGCGTCAGCGGCTCGCGCGCCAGCGCATCCCCGCCGCGGTCGCGGATGACACCAATCAGATCGTCGTCTGCCACCTGCAACGTCAGTTCAATCGAGCTTTGACTGCGGCTGGCACTGGCATCGGCGGCATTGTCGAGCAAGGCCTGCAACAGATGCTCCAGTGCCGGGTCTGCGCGTACCTCGGTCTCCGGTAGCTCCACATCGCGCAACAACTGCATCGATGGACGCAGCAACTCCCAGCGTGAGATCACGCTGTCTATATATTGATTGAGCGGCAGCCGCGCGTGTTCATCGGGATGGGCGTCGTGTACCAGTTTGCGCACCTGATCGCGGCAGTGGGCGACCAGCACGCGCGCTCGATTCAGATCCTCATGCAGCGTCGGGTTGCCGGCGTGGTCCTCGCTCAGGTCGTCAAGCAGCAGCGTCAGCGTGCCCAGCGGCGTGTTCAAGGTGTGCGCCATGGCGGCGGCATGGGTGGCCAGACCGAGAATGCCCTCGTCTCGTGCTGATTGTTCGCGCAAGCGTGCGATCTCGCGCTCGCGGGCATCGCGCAAGGCGGCCAGTTGCGTCAGCACCGCCACGAACACCACCGCCGACAGCGCGAAATTGACCGCCATGCCGGCCAGATGCAGGTCGAAGGTGCCGGAAATGCCGTGGATATGCGGCAGCGGCGGTCCAAGGATTGCCGCCGCGGCATAGCCTGCCGTCGCCATGACCGCCACCCACACGATATGCCGCACCGGCAATGCCAGCGTGGACAGGGCGATCGGCACCAGAAACAGGGACACGAAGGGATTCATCACGCCGCCGCTCCAGCCGATGGCCCAGCTCAGTTCGGAGATGTCCACGGCAAGGTGCAGCACGGCGAGCGCTGGTGTGCCCGGCAACGTCCGGCGGCGTAGCGTCAGATAGCCGTTGAAGCACACCAGCGCCACCACGCCTAGCCACAGCGGCCATGCTGGCAGCGGCAGCGCCAGCCAATGCAACGCCACCCAGATTGCCAGCGCCTGGCCCAGCGCGGCAAACCAGCGCAGTTGCATCAGCGTACGCAGGAAGGCGGGATCGATACGCTTGGAGCGGTCGGCGTTTGCCAATGGGAGATCAATCGCAAGAATGGACACACGCAGGCGCGCAACTGCCGGCTAGGGGCAGCTGGCCTGCGACCCGATTCAACCATATCGCAGTGGGGGCGCTGCAGGCAGGGTGCTGCGGCCAATCGTCGCAGGGACCTGCGCGAGGATGGGATGATTGAGCGCAAACATGGGTCCATCGGCGCTATGGTTCCGCACTTCCCAGAACTGCCCGTCGCATGAAGCCTTCGCCCCAAGCCAGCTTGTTTGATGACCCGCCGCAGCAACCACCTGCTTCGGATTTGCTGCGGATAGAACAAGGATCCGCAGCGCTGAACCCGGCGCAGCGCAGTTTCAACCGGCTCACGCAGCAGCTGGCGCGGGCGCGTCTGATGCTGGAGCAATGGCGCTTGATGCAGCAGCGCGTTCGGGAGCGGGTGCTGGCCGAGATGGTGCCGGGCACCGAGGCACTGGCCGCGTTGCAGCGGCAATTGATCGAGCAACTGGATGGCTTGCTGACGCATCCGCCAGCGGGCATCAAGCTCACTCGGCGCCGGCGCGATGCGCTGATCGAGTTTCTGCTGGCACGCATTGAGGACAGCGTTGGCGAGGGTGAGGATGAAGCCCTGGACGATCTCTATCGGCACTACAGCGGTATCGGCTTGAGCGAGCGCCGGCAGGCGGATCAGGAGCTGGAACTGCAGTTCGCCGAGCAGATGGCCAGCGACCTGTATGGCGATGACGTGGTCGCCGATCATTCGGCTGAATCCGTCGAAGAGTTGCTGCGCCATGTGCAAGCGCGCATGGACGATCGCTTCGAGGCCGAGCAACGCGAGCGCGAGGCACGCGCGGACGAGCGCAAGAAAAAGCGTCGCCCTTCGCCAGCCGAACTCAAGCGTGAACAGGCCGCCCAGGCGGCCAGCGTCTCGCTGCGTGAGATCTATCGCAAGCTGGTGAGCAGCCTGCACCCGGATCGGGAGAGCGATCTCGACGAGCGAGCGCGCAAGACCGGCTTGATGCAGCAGATCAACAAGGCCTACCAGGACAACGACCTGCTGACGCTATTGACGCTGCAGATGGAAGTCGAGCAGATCAATGCCAGCACGCTGGCAGCGCTGCCGACCGAGCGCCTGCAGCACTACAATCAGGTGCTGCGCGAGCAGTTGCGCACGCTGCAGGACGAGTTGAGCGCGCAGGCCCAACAGTTGGAGGATCAGCTCGGGGCGCACCGGTACGAGCAGATTCTTCAGCCCAAGGACGCCGAACGCCTGTTTGAGCGCCAGCTGCGCGAACTGCGCCAACTGCAAGCCCAATTCAAGTCCACCATCGCGGCGCTGGCCAATCCGCATCTGCGCAGCGCCGAGATCGACGCCATAGCTGTGGCCATGTCTCGACGCTGAGCAGGTGCTGGCCCGGTGCCGAATCGGCAGTCAAATACGCGCAGCGGCGCCTCAATCTGCATCCCGGCGACGTATCAATAACTTGGATCACGGATTCGTGGACACTATTTGCCCGAACTGCGAGCCGCGGACTGTTTCACCGTCGCTTGCAACCCCATCCTCTGGCACATGGTGCGAAGCGGCATTCTCTGCATAGTGCCGGCAACCCAAACCCCCGAGGTGTGCGATGAAATTGTCTCTGTCTTCCCTGATGCTGGGCCTGGCCGTGTTTGGCGCGTCGAGTTTCGTGTACGCCGACGATCTGACCGATGTTGATGCGGTCATTGCCAAGCACATCGAAGCGCGTGGTGGCATGGACGTGCTCAAGGCCATCAAGACCACGCGTGCCGAGGGCACGATGACCATGGGCCCGATGCAGATGCCTTTCGTCGCCGAAATGAAGCGGCCGAATTCCATGCGCATCGATTTCAGCTTCCAGGGCATGCAGGCCAGCCAGGCCTTCGACGGCACCAATGGCTGGCAGATCATGCCGATGATGGGCAAGCTCGATCCGGAGCCGATGGGCAGCGATGAGCTGACCCAGTTCAAGAATCAGGCCGATATCGACGGTGCGCTGGTCGACTACAAGTCCAAGGGTCACAAGGTCGAGCTGCAGGGCGTGGTCGATGTCGATGGCACCCCGGCCTACAAGGTCAAGGTCACCCGCGCCGATGGCACCGAAGAAACCAACTACATTGACACCGAGTACTTTCTGGTGATCAAGACCGAGAGCGTGGTCAAGATGCAGGGTCAGGAAGTCGCGGGCAGTGCCATTCTCGGCGACTACAAAGAGGTCGCGGGCACCATGGTGCCGTACTCGATCACCAACGTCATGACCGGCCCGATGGGCGAGATGAAGCAGGAAATGCAGTTCACCAAGATCGACGTCAACGTCGATCTGGCGGCCGACCGCTTCACCCAGCCGGCGCCGAAGGCCAAGGTTGAGGCGGCCAAGTAGGCTGATTGCGGCGTCATGGGCCGGGGTAGGTTGGGCTAAGGCCGCAAGCCGTGCCCAACGTTGGGCACGCTGCGCTTGGCCCAATCTACGCTGCGCTCGCAATGACGCCTGTGTTCCGATCCAGGCTTTGGCTGATTCGAGTCTGCTCTTCCACATCGGCATGGCCGCGACAGCGGCCAGCCCCCGGAGATCGCTGATGCGCACACTTCCCCTGTTGCTTCTGGCCACCCTTGCCAGTGGCGAAATCGCGGCCCAGACCGCGCCCGATTCCAGCGTCTTCGGTGGACTGCGCGCGCGCAGCATCGGCACGGCGCACACCAGCGGCCGCATCAGCGCCATCGATGCCAGCGCGCAGTTCCCTCAGACGATCTTCGTCGGCGCGGCCTCCGGCGGCGTCTGGCGTTCCACCGACGGCGGCACCACCTTCAAGCCGGTGTTCGATGACCATATCCAGAGCATCGGTGCCATCCGCATTGACCCAAGCAACCCCAAGACCGTCTGGGTAGGCACCGGCGAAACCAATGTGCGCAACACCGTGTCGGTGGGCGATGGGCTGTATCAGAGCATCGACGGCGGCGAGAGTTTCAAGCGGGTGGGTCTGGAGAAATCGGAGCGTATCGCCGAGATCGTGGTCGACCAGAACAACAGCAAGAATGTGTTCGTGTGCGTCACCGGGGCGCTGTGGAGTGATTCGGCCGAACGCGGCGTCTATCGCTCGCGCGACGGCGGTGCCAGCTTCGAGAAGGTGCTGTACGTCGACACCGAAACCGGCTGCTCGGACCTCGCCATCGATCCGCGCAATCCCAATGTGCTGTACGCGGGCATGTGGAGCCTCAGGCGTTCACCTGATTTCTTCCGCTCCGGGGGCAAGGGCAGTGGGCTGTATCGCAGCTTTGATGGCGGCAGCAGCTGGGCCAAGGCCGAAAGCGGCTTGCCAACCACCGAGAAAGGTCGCATCGCACTGGCGGTGGCACCGAGCAAATCCAATGTGGTCTATGCGCTGGTCGAGGCCAAGAAGACCGCGCTGTATCGCTCGGACGACATGGGCAACACCTGGGCCGAGACCAATTCCAGCACCAATGTGCAGATGCGGCCCTTCTACTTCGGCGAGATCGTGGTCGATCCGGTCGATGCCGATCGCATCTACCGCCCGGCCTTCGTGACCACGGTCTCCACCGATGGCGGCAAGACCTTCAACAGCATGAGCTTTGGCGGCTCGGTACACCCCGATCACCACGCGCTGT harbors:
- a CDS encoding response regulator, translating into MNSETLHILIVDDDPVYATQLQRSLQRRGHSSCIAHDIEHALSVADARVPDAALVDLKLADESGLRLIEPLRALSEEMVIVLLTGYASVATAVEAIKRGADDYLPKPASIQAILRAISGEPATEVVDEVPASMTRMQRLEWEHIQQALTSTGGNISASARLLGMHRRTLQRKLGKRPAPERG
- a CDS encoding ATP-binding protein; its protein translation is MANADRSKRIDPAFLRTLMQLRWFAALGQALAIWVALHWLALPLPAWPLWLGVVALVCFNGYLTLRRRTLPGTPALAVLHLAVDISELSWAIGWSGGVMNPFVSLFLVPIALSTLALPVRHIVWVAVMATAGYAAAAILGPPLPHIHGISGTFDLHLAGMAVNFALSAVVFVAVLTQLAALRDAREREIARLREQSARDEGILGLATHAAAMAHTLNTPLGTLTLLLDDLSEDHAGNPTLHEDLNRARVLVAHCRDQVRKLVHDAHPDEHARLPLNQYIDSVISRWELLRPSMQLLRDVELPETEVRADPALEHLLQALLDNAADASASRSQSSIELTLQVADDDLIGVIRDRGGDALAREPLTHRLFGTSKPEGLGVGLALSHATVERLGGELSLQSAADGAMTRLRVPLSSLCE
- a CDS encoding TonB-dependent receptor; protein product: MRVSMSVLATALLVATRTLLAAPIELERVEVEGQRIDPVPTPAGRVDDARMAPARSTTADSASLLRDVPGLNLRSAGGTSSLPVILGLGGDRVRTTVDGMDLVASCPNHMNPPLSYLDPAAIGRIQVYAGITPVSAGGDSIAGSIVVETRGPRFVEAGAEPEWRGEAGLGYRDNGAAWRSDLYLAYAGERFAASYSGAHAQSDNYSAGGDFKTSTMTGRDGHTLPLDEVGSSAYETNNHALTLAWRGRDQLIEAQFGYQDTPFQGYPNQRMDMVDNRQQRMNLRYLGDLDRGTLEVRAYHEEVEHRMNFGPDRRFWYGSNAGSGSPCSPIRFMGDPAGSCAAGMPMNTDSSTTGATLHLDLPLQGEDLARLGVEWQRYRLDDYWPASGGAMGPGIFTNIRDGERDRHALFAEWEAHPAARWTTMLGLRYEGLSTDAGEVQGYSAAPMAMGNQAAEAAAFNALDRKRTDHHWNLAASARYDLTETQVLEFGLARRERSPNLYERYAWSTWAMAASMNNTVGDGNGYVGDPALRPETAYTASATWRWQSADAARHLELTPFYTRVNDYIDAVPVGVFRVDQFNVLRWANQSARLWGLNLTAQARLTETAGLGILDLSARLQWQRGENRDTGEDLYQQMPASARLTLAQSRGRWTSALEWELVSAKTRVSGVRNEIPTTGYGLLHLRGGYAWTQVRIDAGIDNLLDRNYDLPLGGAYVGQGMTMSLNGIPWGIAVPGAGRTAYVGVRVNW